A stretch of the Bacillus sp. B-jedd genome encodes the following:
- a CDS encoding TIGR01212 family radical SAM protein (This family includes YhcC from E. coli K-12, an uncharacterized radical SAM protein.): MKQTNPFPFATDDKRYHTWNYHLRGHFGHKVFKVALDGGFDCPNRDGTVAHGGCTFCSAAGSGDFAGKRADDLEKQFHEIREKMHTKWKDGKYMAYFQAFTNTHAPVGELREKYEAVLKQDDVVGLSIATRPDCLPDDVIDYLAELNERTYLWVELGLQTVHETTAQLVNRAHDFQCYVEGVEKLRKHGIRICTHIINGLPLETTDMMLETARQVAMLDVQGIKIHLLHLLKGTPMVKQYEKGLVEFLSFDNYVSLVCDQLEILPPEMIVHRITGDGPINLMIGPMWSVNKWEVLNAIDAEMRRRDSWQGKFFNSGHPVSAFEGEIKL, encoded by the coding sequence ATGAAGCAAACAAACCCTTTTCCGTTTGCAACGGATGATAAAAGATATCATACATGGAACTACCATTTGCGCGGCCACTTTGGCCACAAGGTGTTTAAGGTGGCGCTCGATGGCGGTTTCGACTGCCCGAACCGCGACGGGACGGTTGCCCATGGCGGCTGCACCTTTTGCAGCGCCGCCGGTTCAGGTGATTTTGCCGGGAAACGAGCCGACGATTTGGAGAAACAGTTCCATGAAATTAGAGAAAAAATGCATACGAAATGGAAAGACGGCAAGTATATGGCCTATTTTCAAGCCTTTACGAATACACATGCCCCAGTCGGAGAATTGCGTGAGAAGTATGAAGCTGTCCTGAAACAAGATGATGTTGTCGGGCTTTCAATTGCGACTAGGCCGGACTGCCTGCCTGACGATGTGATCGATTATCTCGCTGAATTAAACGAGAGAACGTATCTTTGGGTGGAGCTTGGGCTGCAGACGGTCCATGAGACTACAGCGCAGCTAGTTAACCGCGCCCATGATTTCCAGTGTTATGTTGAGGGAGTGGAAAAGCTCAGGAAGCACGGAATTCGGATCTGTACCCACATCATTAACGGACTTCCGCTCGAAACAACGGATATGATGCTTGAAACCGCCAGGCAAGTAGCCATGCTGGACGTCCAGGGAATAAAAATCCATCTCCTTCACTTACTGAAAGGCACTCCGATGGTAAAGCAATACGAAAAAGGCCTAGTGGAATTCCTGTCATTTGACAATTATGTCAGCCTCGTATGCGACCAGCTTGAAATTTTGCCGCCGGAGATGATCGTTCACCGGATTACCGGTGACGGGCCAATTAATCTAATGATCGGGCCGATGTGGAGTGTCAACAAGTGGGAAGTGTTAAATGCGATTGATGCAGAAATGAGGCGCCGGGATAGCTGGCAGGGCAAATTTTTCAATAGTGGCCACCCGGTTAGTGCGTTTGAAGGTGAGATTAAGTTATGA
- a CDS encoding ammonia-forming cytochrome c nitrite reductase subunit c552, with amino-acid sequence MSKFRLGAYMMLLALILIITGCSSSSEQAAAANQKTTGLSKDEISNEAFKDMFPLQYNSYKKNEKMSDTKYSGSVKRSKYDADKEPYLPILFNGYGFATEYNEDRGHVYALEDIKNVARITDKSVGSCYTCKSTAVPKMIDEMGEKYWSANFKTEIFPKGEAMGHSPIGCSDCHDPQNMDLRVTRPSFVKAMERKGIDVSKATKNDMRSYVCGQCHVEYYFDATTSEVTFPWDKGFKPEEMYEYYSSIAKEKGFEKDWVHNISGTPMLKAQHPDYETFTEGTHGKAGVACADCHMPYERVDGKRKISSHWWTSPLKTMKASCGTCHGDRDIDKLEARVIEIQDTHMKQLHKAEEVSINSHYYVNKMITTGVSNDKIKAAQEHIRKSQWFWDIVAAESSAGFHNPQGAMDSLAVSIEESNQAIQIATEELVKKGVNIDKLKAEIEKAKKAVTSEKDNFQKKTHAINEEFPAQQPVVPAVPKK; translated from the coding sequence ATGTCAAAGTTCCGTTTAGGAGCGTATATGATGCTCCTGGCCTTGATTCTGATTATTACGGGCTGCAGTTCCTCCAGCGAACAAGCAGCTGCCGCCAATCAGAAAACAACCGGCCTATCAAAAGATGAAATTTCAAATGAAGCGTTCAAGGACATGTTCCCGCTTCAATACAACAGCTATAAGAAAAATGAGAAAATGTCTGATACGAAATACAGCGGCTCGGTTAAACGTTCCAAATATGACGCCGACAAAGAACCATATTTGCCGATTCTGTTCAACGGCTATGGTTTTGCGACAGAGTATAATGAAGACCGCGGCCACGTATACGCACTCGAAGATATTAAAAATGTAGCCCGGATCACCGATAAATCCGTCGGGTCCTGCTACACTTGTAAATCAACCGCCGTTCCGAAAATGATCGATGAAATGGGCGAGAAATACTGGAGCGCCAACTTCAAGACTGAAATTTTCCCTAAAGGGGAAGCAATGGGCCATTCGCCAATCGGATGCTCTGACTGCCATGACCCACAGAATATGGACCTCCGTGTCACCCGTCCAAGCTTCGTAAAAGCGATGGAGCGGAAGGGCATTGATGTTTCCAAGGCTACTAAAAATGATATGCGCAGCTATGTATGCGGCCAGTGCCACGTAGAATATTACTTCGACGCTACTACTAGCGAAGTTACGTTCCCGTGGGATAAAGGCTTCAAACCGGAAGAAATGTATGAATACTACTCTTCCATTGCGAAAGAAAAAGGATTCGAGAAAGATTGGGTACACAATATTTCCGGAACACCAATGCTGAAAGCACAGCATCCTGACTATGAAACATTCACGGAAGGAACGCATGGGAAGGCAGGCGTCGCCTGTGCGGACTGCCATATGCCATATGAGCGTGTAGATGGAAAAAGGAAAATCTCTTCCCACTGGTGGACTTCACCGCTTAAGACAATGAAGGCATCCTGCGGCACATGCCACGGCGACCGTGACATTGATAAGCTTGAAGCACGGGTCATCGAAATCCAGGATACTCATATGAAACAGCTTCATAAAGCAGAAGAGGTTTCAATCAACTCTCACTATTATGTGAATAAAATGATTACAACTGGCGTCAGCAATGACAAAATCAAGGCCGCGCAGGAACATATCCGCAAAAGCCAGTGGTTCTGGGATATCGTCGCAGCGGAAAGCTCCGCTGGCTTCCACAATCCGCAAGGAGCGATGGATTCATTGGCAGTGTCCATTGAAGAATCCAACCAGGCCATTCAGATCGCAACTGAAGAACTTGTCAAAAAAGGCGTTAATATCGACAAGCTGAAAGCGGAAATTGAAAAAGCGAAGAAAGCTGTCACAAGCGAAAAGGATAACTTCCAAAAGAAAACGCACGCCATTAATGAGGAATTCCCGGCCCAGCAGCCTGTTGTTCCGGCAGTTCCTAAGAAATAA
- a CDS encoding class I SAM-dependent methyltransferase gives MKLDGVLPFARNLLEKAVGEGGAAVDATMGNGHDTLFLAKLVGSNGHVFAFDVQAGALDATRKRLEEHDAEKQATLLLAGHEQAASLIPKNLHGKINGAIFNLGYLPGSDKSVITKPGTTISAVQQLLEMLAPKGIIVLVVYHGHEGGADERDSLLEYVRGIDQKSAHVLQYQFINQLNNPPFIIAIEKR, from the coding sequence ATGAAGCTGGACGGAGTCCTTCCATTCGCCAGGAATCTGCTTGAAAAAGCTGTGGGCGAAGGCGGAGCAGCTGTTGATGCGACAATGGGAAATGGGCATGACACGCTATTCCTCGCCAAGCTTGTCGGCAGTAATGGCCACGTATTCGCATTCGACGTCCAGGCTGGGGCGTTGGATGCCACCCGGAAGAGATTGGAAGAGCATGACGCCGAAAAACAGGCAACTCTTCTTCTCGCGGGCCATGAACAGGCCGCATCGCTCATCCCTAAAAACCTTCATGGCAAAATCAATGGGGCAATTTTTAATCTTGGCTACCTTCCAGGCAGTGATAAGAGTGTCATTACAAAACCGGGTACTACCATTTCTGCGGTACAACAGCTGCTTGAAATGCTTGCGCCAAAAGGAATTATAGTACTCGTTGTGTACCATGGGCACGAAGGTGGCGCGGACGAGCGTGACAGCCTGCTTGAATATGTGCGAGGAATTGACCAAAAGTCAGCGCACGTCCTTCAGTACCAGTTCATTAATCAACTAAACAATCCGCCGTTTATCATTGCGATCGAAAAACGGTAA
- a CDS encoding NapC/NirT family cytochrome c, whose protein sequence is MFKKILAIDKKILIFTALFAGIVLSVVTVKTMAYTDSPNFCQSCHIMDSAYGSFTDSTHSTLSCNACHLPHDSVAKKLVFKGKAGMGHMYYNTLGTDKIPNELHATEKTEKVVEENCITCHESTLTNIEHDAKESCTTCHRTVPHGKNFKTKEFNMPPKSGELLENKGGF, encoded by the coding sequence ATGTTTAAGAAAATCTTGGCGATCGATAAAAAAATACTAATTTTCACCGCGCTGTTCGCGGGGATTGTCCTGTCCGTCGTGACGGTAAAAACGATGGCCTACACGGACTCGCCAAATTTCTGCCAGAGCTGCCACATCATGGACTCTGCGTATGGATCCTTTACGGATTCAACACATTCGACTTTATCCTGCAATGCCTGCCATCTGCCGCATGATAGTGTGGCGAAGAAGCTGGTATTCAAGGGAAAGGCCGGAATGGGGCATATGTATTACAATACGCTCGGTACTGACAAAATCCCGAACGAACTTCATGCAACCGAAAAAACAGAGAAGGTTGTCGAGGAAAATTGTATCACTTGCCATGAAAGTACACTGACAAACATCGAGCATGACGCGAAGGAAAGCTGCACAACTTGCCATCGCACTGTGCCGCACGGAAAGAACTTTAAAACAAAAGAATTCAATATGCCGCCAAAATCAGGCGAGCTGCTTGAAAACAAGGGAGGATTTTAA
- a CDS encoding MDR family MFS transporter has translation MPRSLWLLIIGMVVNVTGSSFLWPLNTIYIHDHLGKSLSTAGFILMLNAAASVAGNLAGGSLFDRFGGYKSILLGIGIALTAVLGLTFWNSFIPYGIFLTIAGFGSGIIFPAMYAMSGAVWKDGGRRAFNAIYVAQNLGVAVGAALGGIVADYSFQLIFVANLIMYIVFMAIAFFGYKNIADRDGVQTSILQENPSTGMSKKLKALLILCIGYLLCWVAYVQWQTTIASYTQEINITLTQYSMLWAVNGALIVLGQPVLNGFLKRFGRSLKSQMILGMLIFVVAFIVAANAGSFTGFMAGMIILTAGEMLIWPAVPTIASELAPRGREGFYQGIVNSTATGGRMIGPLLGGILVDLYGMSMLFIILIVLFFISIGTTVIYDRGMRNNKETLRA, from the coding sequence ATGCCTCGTTCCTTATGGCTTTTAATCATTGGCATGGTTGTCAATGTTACGGGCTCATCCTTCCTGTGGCCTTTAAATACAATTTATATCCACGACCATTTGGGAAAATCTCTTTCCACAGCGGGATTTATTTTAATGCTGAACGCGGCGGCGAGCGTTGCCGGCAATCTTGCAGGCGGCAGCCTATTCGACCGCTTTGGCGGCTATAAATCGATTTTACTCGGGATTGGCATCGCGTTGACGGCGGTCCTAGGCCTTACATTCTGGAACAGTTTTATCCCGTACGGAATTTTCTTGACTATTGCCGGCTTTGGCTCAGGAATTATATTCCCGGCGATGTATGCCATGTCGGGTGCGGTGTGGAAGGATGGTGGAAGGCGTGCGTTCAATGCCATCTATGTCGCCCAGAACCTTGGTGTCGCAGTCGGGGCGGCGCTTGGCGGCATCGTGGCCGATTACTCCTTCCAATTGATTTTTGTCGCCAACCTGATCATGTACATCGTTTTTATGGCGATTGCCTTTTTTGGCTATAAAAACATAGCCGACCGCGATGGAGTCCAGACCTCCATTTTGCAGGAAAATCCATCTACCGGAATGAGCAAGAAATTAAAAGCGCTGCTCATCCTCTGTATCGGCTACTTGCTTTGTTGGGTCGCCTATGTGCAGTGGCAGACGACAATCGCTTCGTACACACAGGAAATCAATATCACGCTTACGCAGTACAGCATGCTCTGGGCAGTGAACGGAGCTCTTATCGTCCTCGGTCAGCCGGTCCTAAATGGATTTCTTAAGCGCTTTGGCCGTTCGTTAAAATCGCAGATGATTCTTGGGATGCTCATCTTTGTTGTCGCATTCATCGTTGCCGCAAATGCTGGCAGCTTCACCGGCTTCATGGCGGGAATGATTATTTTGACAGCAGGAGAAATGCTCATCTGGCCGGCGGTCCCGACCATCGCCAGCGAACTCGCACCGCGGGGCAGGGAAGGGTTCTACCAGGGAATCGTCAACAGCACCGCGACAGGCGGCAGGATGATCGGACCGCTTCTCGGCGGCATCCTTGTCGACCTGTACGGCATGTCGATGTTGTTCATCATCCTGATCGTCCTTTTCTTCATTTCCATCGGGACAACAGTCATCTACGACCGCGGCATGAGGAATAACAAGGAAACGCTGCGTGCATAA
- a CDS encoding heme lyase CcmF/NrfE family subunit, with amino-acid sequence MYIIGNLSLILGILLSAYTLAATISGIRKKSLQWLESARGAIIGTLISALGASALLLYLLGTGHFEYTYVFSYTNRALPLIYKLSAFWAGNAGSLLFWTLLLSFYTAIIAFGKRSPYTPYTLAVLALNLLFFFAVMITMANPFELSETIPADGNGLNPMLQNPGMVIHPVTLYLGYVGLAVPFAYAMASLMLKNMDTEWLRLTRKWTLTAWMFLTAGNLIGAWWAYVELGWGGYWAWDPVENASFMPWLTVSALLHSVMIQERKNMLRKWNLFLVILSYGLTLFGTFLVRSGILTSVHAFADSSLGTYFFIFLAFMVLFASYLVVSRYRLIRRESVPVTAYFSKESSFLLNNYILLAAAFAVFWGTVFPLISETFIGTKINTGAPYFNKVMAPILLALILLMAVCPVIPWQKANLARFIKQIRWPLTVSAVFAAILIGSGVEGMFAIIGISACMFMLATHAAEIARAVQARKKATAENTAAATAKLFAKNKRRYGGYLVHIGIGVLAVGIICSQAYPLEVIKTVEKGESFQIGGYHLTFKSFNKVKLADRDVIFAEMGVEYKGRILDPVKPEKIYYDNWAEPSTEVAVMSRWNEDLYVVLSSWETKNKITVLARVNPFISWIWTGGYIMLAGILVALSSKKRLGGRPIVHDVTKEGDVR; translated from the coding sequence ATGTACATCATTGGAAATCTATCACTGATTCTTGGCATCCTTTTGTCGGCCTACACGCTGGCCGCAACGATTTCCGGAATCCGGAAAAAAAGCCTGCAATGGCTGGAAAGCGCCAGAGGCGCAATCATCGGCACACTCATTTCTGCCTTAGGAGCCTCGGCTTTGCTGCTGTATCTTCTAGGCACAGGGCATTTTGAATACACATATGTGTTTTCCTATACGAACCGGGCGCTTCCGCTTATTTATAAGCTGTCCGCCTTTTGGGCCGGCAACGCAGGCTCGCTCCTTTTCTGGACGCTGCTCCTTTCTTTCTACACTGCTATTATTGCTTTTGGAAAAAGGAGTCCCTATACGCCTTATACGCTGGCAGTACTTGCGCTGAATCTGCTTTTCTTTTTTGCTGTCATGATCACGATGGCAAACCCGTTTGAACTATCGGAAACAATCCCCGCGGATGGGAACGGATTGAACCCGATGCTCCAGAATCCGGGAATGGTCATCCACCCGGTCACTCTTTACCTTGGGTACGTCGGCCTGGCGGTTCCATTCGCGTATGCGATGGCCTCGCTTATGCTGAAAAACATGGACACTGAGTGGCTGAGACTGACCAGGAAATGGACGCTGACAGCGTGGATGTTTTTAACAGCCGGGAACTTGATTGGAGCCTGGTGGGCATACGTTGAACTCGGATGGGGCGGCTACTGGGCGTGGGATCCGGTCGAGAACGCCTCCTTCATGCCTTGGCTTACCGTTTCGGCGCTACTGCATTCAGTGATGATCCAGGAACGGAAAAACATGCTCCGGAAATGGAACCTATTTCTCGTCATCCTGTCATACGGCCTGACGCTTTTTGGAACCTTCCTAGTCCGGAGCGGAATCCTGACAAGCGTCCATGCCTTTGCCGACAGCAGCCTAGGAACATATTTTTTCATCTTCCTGGCATTCATGGTTTTATTCGCTTCGTATCTCGTCGTCTCAAGATATAGGCTGATCCGCCGTGAAAGTGTGCCGGTAACCGCTTACTTTTCGAAAGAAAGCAGTTTCCTGCTTAATAATTATATTTTGCTGGCAGCGGCGTTCGCTGTTTTCTGGGGGACGGTTTTTCCGCTCATCTCCGAGACTTTTATAGGGACGAAAATCAATACTGGTGCCCCGTACTTCAATAAAGTGATGGCGCCAATCCTGCTCGCCCTCATTTTGCTCATGGCTGTTTGTCCGGTCATACCTTGGCAAAAAGCAAATCTTGCCCGATTCATTAAACAAATCCGCTGGCCGCTAACCGTCTCTGCCGTATTCGCTGCTATCCTGATCGGTTCCGGCGTTGAAGGGATGTTTGCGATAATCGGGATTTCGGCCTGTATGTTCATGCTGGCCACCCATGCCGCTGAAATTGCCAGGGCCGTCCAGGCACGGAAAAAAGCAACCGCAGAAAACACCGCGGCTGCCACAGCGAAGCTTTTTGCCAAAAATAAAAGGCGCTATGGCGGCTATCTCGTCCATATTGGGATTGGGGTGCTGGCGGTTGGGATTATTTGCTCGCAGGCATATCCGCTTGAGGTCATCAAGACGGTTGAAAAGGGCGAGAGCTTCCAAATCGGCGGGTATCACCTTACGTTCAAAAGCTTCAATAAGGTAAAGCTGGCTGACAGGGATGTGATTTTCGCCGAAATGGGAGTGGAGTATAAAGGCAGGATTCTCGATCCTGTGAAGCCGGAAAAAATTTATTATGACAACTGGGCCGAACCTTCCACTGAAGTGGCGGTAATGAGCCGCTGGAATGAAGATCTATACGTTGTCCTCAGCTCCTGGGAAACGAAAAATAAGATAACAGTCCTGGCGAGAGTAAATCCGTTCATCAGTTGGATTTGGACGGGGGGCTATATAATGCTTGCAGGCATCCTGGTTGCATTATCCAGTAAAAAGCGACTTGGTGGCAGACCGATTGTGCATGATGTCACAAAAGAGGGGGATGTCCGGTGA
- a CDS encoding YtzC family protein yields the protein MATRKSIEDFISKCEQTIEYAQEQYNHTAMQEHYNAKGHTEALQALEDAYNEMTALALSANSQQRERLNRMRLQLQGIQNDLILQRY from the coding sequence TTGGCAACCCGAAAATCCATCGAAGACTTTATCAGCAAATGTGAGCAGACGATTGAATATGCCCAGGAACAGTATAACCATACGGCCATGCAAGAGCATTACAACGCCAAGGGACATACAGAAGCGCTGCAAGCATTGGAAGATGCGTACAATGAAATGACAGCGCTAGCCTTAAGTGCCAATTCCCAGCAAAGGGAACGCCTTAATCGGATGAGGCTGCAGCTACAGGGAATACAGAATGACCTCATCCTGCAGAGGTATTAG
- a CDS encoding cytochrome c-type biogenesis protein CcmH produces MRKTVLLLMLFLSLLPAVAFASFTANSPEFKAVADQLYMDGHAEHDITTCKVRKLYTSEVLEMLEEGLGPDEIISHYTDVLGPSALKAPDKGGSGLFAWLMPAVAAAAGGVIAVVAIRKITAAKKPAAMGNERQAMQPDMDNSSFEEVFETERKKHF; encoded by the coding sequence ATGAGAAAAACGGTTCTACTGTTGATGCTTTTTCTTTCACTGCTGCCTGCTGTGGCATTCGCCTCTTTTACAGCCAATTCGCCTGAGTTTAAAGCGGTGGCTGACCAGCTTTACATGGATGGCCATGCCGAACATGATATCACAACGTGCAAGGTTAGGAAGCTCTATACAAGTGAAGTGCTTGAAATGCTCGAGGAGGGGCTCGGACCTGATGAAATTATTAGTCATTATACGGATGTGCTTGGCCCATCTGCCCTGAAAGCTCCTGATAAGGGCGGAAGCGGCCTGTTCGCTTGGCTTATGCCGGCTGTGGCCGCAGCAGCTGGTGGAGTGATTGCGGTGGTTGCTATTAGAAAGATAACTGCCGCCAAAAAGCCTGCTGCAATGGGGAATGAACGCCAGGCAATGCAGCCGGATATGGATAACAGCAGCTTTGAAGAAGTGTTCGAAACCGAAAGGAAAAAACATTTCTGA